From Pontibacter actiniarum, a single genomic window includes:
- a CDS encoding sodium:solute symporter family protein, which produces MSILAWTYLIVGITFALYIGIAIWSRAGSTKEFYVAGGGVSPLANGMATAADWMSAASFISMAGLISFMGYDGSVYLMGWTGGYVLLALLLAPYLRKFGKFTVPDFVGDRYYSRTARLVAVVCAIFISFTYVAGQMRGVGIVFSRFLEVQIETGVIIGMVIVLFYAVLGGMKGITYTQVAQYCVLIFAYMVPAIFISIMLTGNPIPQLGLGGDVADGTPLLAKLDGMLTELGFAPYTSGTKSTIDVFFITAALMVGTAGLPHVIVRFFTVPKVKDARKSAGYALVFIAILYTTAPAIGAFGRYNMINNISNRPIAEMPRWVQNWQKTKLISIEDRNGDGRIQYVKNPDVNELTIDKDIMVLANPEIANLPNWVIALVAAGGLAAALSTAAGLLLVISTSISHDLLKNSFMPDISEKSELIAARVAATLAVVVAGYFGIYPPGFVAEVVAFAFGLAAASFFPVIIMGIFSTRMNKQGAIWGMVIGLLFTISYISYFKFINPDANLPENWWFGISPEGIGTLGMVLNFIVSFVISRMTPPPPAHIQELVEDIRIPRGVVAAAAAH; this is translated from the coding sequence ATGAGCATCTTAGCTTGGACATACCTGATCGTGGGCATTACGTTTGCCCTCTACATTGGCATTGCGATCTGGTCGCGTGCCGGATCAACCAAAGAGTTCTATGTGGCCGGGGGCGGTGTTAGCCCGCTGGCCAACGGCATGGCCACCGCCGCCGACTGGATGAGCGCGGCCTCCTTTATCTCCATGGCCGGCCTTATCTCCTTTATGGGGTACGACGGCTCTGTGTACCTGATGGGCTGGACGGGCGGCTACGTGCTGCTGGCCCTGCTGCTGGCGCCCTACCTGCGCAAGTTCGGTAAGTTTACCGTGCCGGATTTCGTTGGCGACCGCTACTACTCCAGAACGGCCCGCCTGGTGGCCGTGGTCTGCGCCATCTTTATCTCCTTTACCTACGTGGCCGGGCAGATGCGCGGCGTGGGCATTGTGTTCTCCCGCTTTCTGGAGGTGCAGATCGAGACCGGTGTGATCATCGGCATGGTGATCGTGCTTTTCTACGCGGTGCTGGGCGGCATGAAGGGCATTACCTACACGCAGGTGGCGCAGTACTGCGTGCTGATTTTCGCCTACATGGTGCCTGCTATCTTTATCTCCATCATGCTGACGGGCAACCCGATTCCGCAGCTCGGCCTGGGAGGCGATGTGGCTGACGGCACGCCCTTGCTGGCGAAGCTGGACGGCATGCTGACAGAGCTGGGCTTTGCGCCCTACACCAGCGGTACCAAGTCTACCATCGATGTGTTCTTTATCACGGCTGCCTTGATGGTGGGCACGGCTGGCCTGCCCCACGTAATCGTGCGCTTCTTTACCGTGCCGAAGGTGAAGGACGCGCGCAAATCCGCAGGGTATGCGCTGGTGTTTATTGCGATACTCTACACAACGGCCCCGGCCATTGGCGCCTTTGGCCGCTACAACATGATCAACAACATCAGCAACCGCCCTATTGCCGAGATGCCGCGCTGGGTGCAGAACTGGCAAAAAACGAAGCTGATCAGCATTGAAGACAGAAACGGAGACGGCCGCATCCAATACGTGAAGAACCCGGATGTAAACGAGCTGACCATAGACAAGGACATCATGGTGCTGGCGAACCCGGAGATCGCGAACCTGCCCAACTGGGTAATCGCGCTGGTGGCGGCCGGCGGCCTGGCGGCGGCTCTCTCTACGGCGGCCGGCCTGTTGCTGGTTATCTCTACCTCCATCTCCCACGACCTGCTCAAGAACTCCTTTATGCCGGATATCTCTGAGAAGAGCGAGCTGATTGCGGCGCGCGTAGCGGCTACACTGGCTGTGGTGGTGGCCGGCTACTTTGGCATCTACCCTCCGGGCTTTGTGGCTGAGGTGGTGGCCTTTGCCTTCGGTCTGGCGGCGGCGTCCTTCTTCCCGGTTATCATTATGGGGATCTTCTCGACGCGCATGAACAAGCAGGGCGCCATCTGGGGCATGGTGATCGGGCTGCTGTTCACCATTTCCTACATCTCGTACTTCAAGTTCATCAACCCCGATGCAAACCTGCCGGAGAACTGGTGGTTCGGTATTTCGCCGGAAGGCATTGGTACGCTTGGCATGGTGCTGAATTTTATTGTATCTTTTGTGATATCAAGAATGACGCCGCCGCCGCCAGCCCACATCCAGGAGCTGGTAGAGGATATCCGTATCCCGCGCGGGGTGGTTGCTGCCGCTGCAGCGCACTAA
- a CDS encoding DUF4212 domain-containing protein, translating to MENNKQKMQEYWRRNVRILLTLLGLWFAVSYVFGILLVEELNQFHLGGFKLGFWFAQQGSIYCFVIIIFVYVILMNKLDREFDVHED from the coding sequence ATGGAAAACAACAAACAAAAGATGCAGGAATACTGGAGGCGCAACGTGCGCATCCTGCTCACGCTGCTCGGGCTCTGGTTCGCGGTGTCGTACGTGTTCGGCATCCTGCTCGTGGAGGAGCTCAACCAGTTCCACCTGGGGGGCTTTAAGCTCGGCTTCTGGTTTGCCCAGCAGGGCTCCATCTACTGCTTTGTCATCATCATCTTCGTGTACGTGATCCTGATGAACAAGCTGGACAGAGAGTTTGACGTGCACGAAGATTAA